In Zingiber officinale cultivar Zhangliang chromosome 8B, Zo_v1.1, whole genome shotgun sequence, a single genomic region encodes these proteins:
- the LOC122017691 gene encoding transcription factor JUNGBRUNNEN 1-like codes for MKKVERAEDHEAPAPAAEVEEDDAMLPGFRFHPTDEELVGFYLRRKVEKKRLSIEIIKEMDIYKHEPWDLPKMMTTAGEKEWYFFCRRGRKYRNSVRPNRVTGCGFWKATGIDRPIHASGQCIGLKKSLVYYRGHAGKGTKTDWMMHEFRLPTGGKSNAGGAGTATAASKNTASTQEAEVWTICRIFQRSASYKKQPNSYRTSTPTKSPPESSSITNCFDPDDYMCCSSSAGGSPVEDLLQVEDYYQENNQVANVDDVGGAQSDQSPPLCPSLEQCPDSIDFERDTIWEELGRIAEFLADENFSLENNCGYSYNSVMDDVVV; via the exons atgaagaaggtGGAGAGAGCAGAGGATCACGAGGCGCCGGCGCCGGCAGCTGAAGTGGAGGAGGACGACGCAATGCTTCCGGGATTCAGATTCCACCCCACCGACGAGGAGCTCGTCGGGTTCTACCTCCGGCGGAAGGTGGAGAAGAAGCGGCTCAGTATTGAGATCATCAAGGAGATGGACATCTACAAGCACGAGCCTTGGGATTTACCAA AGATGATGACGACGGCGGGGGAGAAGGAGTGGTACTTCTTCTGCCGGCGAGGAAGGAAGTACCGGAACAGCGTCCGTCCGAACCGGGTCACCGGCTGCGGCTTCTGGAAGGCTACCGGAATTGACCGGCCGATCCACGCCTCCGGCCAATGCATCGGCCTCAAGAAGTCGCTGGTTTACTACCGCGGTCACGCCGGGAAGGGCACCAAGACGGACTGGATGATGCACGAGTTCCGCCTTCCCACCGGCGGTAAATCCAACGCTGGCGGCGCTGGTACAGCCACCGCCGCCTCCAAGAACACCGCCAGCACGCAAGAAGCG GAGGTGTGGACGATCTGCAGAATCTTCCAGCGAAGCGCTTCGTACAAAAAGCAACCAAACAGCTACAGGACATCGACGCCGACGAAATCGCCGCCGGAATCCAGCAGCATCACCAACTGCTTCGACCCGGACGACTACATGTGCTGCAGCTCCTCCGCTGGCGGGTCTCCGGTGGAGGACCTGCTGCAGGTCGAGGACTACTACCAAGAAAACAACCAAGTGGCGAACGTGGACGATGTCGGCGGGGCCCAGTCGGATCAATCTCCCCCGCTCTGCCCGAGCTTGGAGCAGTGCCCCGACTCGATCGACTTCGAGCGAGACACCATCTGGGAGGAGCTCGGAAGGATCGCTGAGTTCCTGGCGGACGAAAACTTTTCCTTAGAAAATAATTGTGGATATTCATACAATAGCGTGATGGATGACGTCGTCGTGTAA
- the LOC122013448 gene encoding uncharacterized protein LOC122013448 codes for MQWGKKVCHHFRNATAIRQLAYGGPADHYDEYLRIAETTAIQCLFNFCRCIIEVFGAQYLKRPNAADIQHLLEMHEQRHGFPGSRNDINVLNESPLFNDVLQGNAPEVNFTINNTQYTKGYYLTDGNYPEWTTFVKSFPCPQDPQRKIFKERQEAARKDAERAFGVLQSRWAMIKGPGRFWYKDNLKDIMDTCIILHNMIIENEGYAVVNWSDDEGDSQSQIFQGSTQEFQAYIRRNYELRDNQLHHQLRADLV; via the exons ATGCAGTGGGGAAAAAAAGTTTGTCACCACTTTAGAAATGCAACGGCTATTCGTCAATTGGCGTATGGAGGCCCTGCTGATCATTATGATGAGTATCTACGGATTGCTGAAACAACTGCCATCCAATGTTTATTCAACTTTTGTCGATGTATAATTGAAGTGTTTGGGGCCCAatatttaaaaagacctaatGCTGCTGATATCCAACACTTGCTTGAAATGCATGAGCAGAGACATGGTTTCCCTG GGTCACGCAATGATATCAATGTGCTTAATGAATCACCGTTATTCAACGACGTCTTACAAGGGAATGCACCCGAGGTTAATTTCACGATTAATAATACACAATATACAAAAGGATACTATCTGACCGATGGGAACTATCCAGAATGGACTACTTTCGTCAAGAGCTTTCCATGCCCCCAGGATCCccaaagaaaaatatttaaggaacGACAGGAGGCTGCGAGAAAGGATGCCGAGAGGGCATTTGGGGTGCTCCAATCACGATGGGCAATGATAAAAGGTCCAGGACGATTTTGGTACAAGGATAATTTGAAGGACATCATGGATACCTGTATTATTTTGCACAACATGATTATTGAGAATGAGGGATATGCAGTAGTCAATTGGTCAGACGATGAAGGAGATTCTCAATCACAAATATTTCAAGGCTCCACTCAAGAATTCCAAGCATATATCCGTAGAAATTATGAGCTACGTGATAATCAGCTACATCATCAACTTCGAGCCGACTTAGTTTAG